From the genome of Megachile rotundata isolate GNS110a chromosome 3, iyMegRotu1, whole genome shotgun sequence:
aaacattcttaACTGTACAATGTTCCTTATGGGGCTACAGTGGAGATGTTCTTCAAGTCAAGGCACCTTCTCTGGTGGGGGATCATCGCCACCATCACCTGGGAATTCTCTCACCCACCTGCCACCCACTGCTGAAGGCACCCAGTGAAGCTAAGtattttttgttacatttttcgatacagtgttcattctacactgctcaaaagaaatatggcatagaaaaaatttaggcaaaaattggccaaatttgactgatgataactccgtgaaaaatcatcgcaaagttatgctcttttttttaaattaaagcttgagatctctactttaagaccctgtagtttgattttagatttgatgcatccctaccacaataacaccgtaaatgtgaggtcatgtttgcaatattgaaaattacaaagtttgacgaaatgcatggacttgccacatttttttggggcgatactgtttacagcagcagaaagtacaaacctttatctttaatttccagtatgtgaaaaaccgctaccatttttttctgcaaagatacagaactttaaagaaacccttgcatttatggcatataccgccggtattagcattacccgatatgcacctcggagaggttgctggacagattttgcgcatcatatgcctctgacaagagcctttctttgtgtgtatttgtgtgtgagtatctgtgtgtctgtatgtttgaattctaataacgcgtgtttccaccgcgttgttgaattatcccttgcagtcgattactcatgttaatgcaagccctaatttcttcctgtggaatgtcattccaaatttcagttaagatagatcttacagattggtaggttgtcttgttaaatttctatagggttcaaatttggacttactgcagaatatggaagcaatcaaattgaattgggactgcaaaattcgagaatgattctcaacgaggcttctcgacgataattcatacacacacacagattctcacacacaaatacacacagaaaaggctcctgtcagagccatataatgtgcaaaatctgtccagcaacctctccgacctgcacatcgggtaatgctaatggcggcggtatatgccataaatgcaagggtttctttaaagttctgtatctttgcagaaaaaaatggtagcggtttttcacatactggaaattaaagataaaggtttgtactttctGCTGCTGtgaacagtatcgccccaaaaaaatgtggcaagtccatgcatttcgtcaaactttgtaattttcaatattgcaaacatgacgtCACATTTACgatgttattgtggtagggatgcatcaaatctaaaatcaaactgcagggtcttaaagtagagatctcaagctttaatttaaaaaaaagagcataactttgcgatgatttttcacggagttatcatcagtcgaatttggccaatttttgcctaaaatttttctatgccatatttcttttgagcagtgtatataagcaaaaatgtcctttccgatataagcaaaaatgttattccCACCACTGgagggaagacccctcgagacgcccgaggttcgctcgctgggaaatgtaacgtgacccgggtattagtgtatccgtgagacaataccaatgcaaatataaaacttttttatttttgactttttcgttatcaaacttttaccaattaattcttgacatttttccgattaatcCATCAAGAATTTTAGTTTCCGCTACATCCTCAATAGTCAAATCCGGTCATAAACTGGGTATTTCCCAGAGTATAATTTCAAAGGTACAATATAGCGGGACTTATTGACCATCGAGCCTTTATGGCCGGAGCGACTTTTTTCGGGTACGCACAGGTACCGCCCTGCCCTTTCCCAAAAATCGCGTTAAGGGCGTCATGAAAAAGTGGTGGAAGGCCAAGGGACACGCTGATTGGTTTTCGTTCAAATTAGAATTTCCAATCAGCGTGTATTTTGTCTTGTATCTTGTTTACTTGGCAGTACAAGAATTTGTACATACATCACTTTTGCAAAAGAAAGCGATTAGAAAGGATCATTTACAAGCGATCTGACAAAGTGTATTTTTTCCAAAAAATATAACTGTACATTGTGAGTGAAACTCGTGAGTGTAAAGTGTCAGTTATGTCGAACAGCAAGCGCATTGTTTTTACAATGCAACAgcgtttgcaaattttagaagAGTTAAAAATATCTTCAATTTCAACCGGTGCAAGAAGACATAGGGTACATTATGCAACTATCCGATGCATCCATCAGAAGGCATcagttatttcaaaatttgtagaaaaagaTAAAAGGGAGAAAAATCGACGAAAAATAAGAAAACCCGTGTGTGAAGAATTGGAACAGCGGTTGGTTACGTGGTTTGCTGAAAGAAGAGCCATGGGGGATGTTGGGACTCAATCTTAGTATTTTAAgaccgtatttttattttacatagaaTGTTCTTGTAAATGACCGTTACCGTTGCAGCGGTTTATTGTGGGCCAATTTGTaccttcgaaatttttatatgtttttatatttttattaaggtcCAACATGATTTATTGTTTATGACTGTCCAACCGTTAGGTGACGAGCGACGGTGTAGTCGACTTTCTTCAGGTCAACTTTGACCTGAACTCGAACATTTTGTTAGGGCGGTTCTTACCCCTTCTCGGAACATTTTTCAACCAATCTAATGGTTAATTTTGACAAGTCGCTCGTCTACCCCCAAATACATGCCAATCCCACTCCACATTTTTAGTTTTCGTAAAAAATACTCATGAAAGACAAGATAGATTCTCTTACCAGCTCTTAACGACTAAACATTCTTAAAAGTCCGTTACCACGTCGTGTGATTTCTTCTAAGTACAAAATAAAGTTTATCTTATACCTCCTACATCAGTTTGTTTATTCATATTATCGGAGTAGTGATCACTAACACAATACCTAACCAGCTTGCGTATGCATTAAGTTGACGCGCAGCACAAAACAGGGGATTTTATATCGGACGCATTGTTATTGGAAAAAGCAGCGGAATTGAAAGAAGAAATAGGCGCCCCGTCACATTTTAAAACCAGTGCAGGGTGGTTAGCAAAATTTAAAAGACGACATGGAATACGATTAGTGCACCTTTATGGTGAGCAAGATAGTGCCGATAGAAATGCAGCGGAACGATTTGTAACCAATTTTAGAAAGCTCGTAAATGaggaaaatattgatttaaataatatatataatatggaCGAAAGTGGACTCTTATGGAAAGCGCTGCCAGAGAAAACCCTCGTGAGTAACAGTGAAGGGCGCGTGAGTGGGCAAAAACTTAAAAAAGAGAGAGTAACTGTGGGGTTCTGCGCAAATGTGACGGGGACGCACAAACTGAtgccaatttttattaataaatataaaaaaccaCGCGCTTTACGAAATATCACTAATAATAACTTGCCCGTAATATTTAAAGCGCAATCAAATGCGTGGATGGTCCAAGAGTTATTTGTTGATTGGTTTTGTTTAGAATGTAAGAAATAGCCGtttactttttcaaaatttctcgtGTTCGAACTTCCGTACCCGTTCCCCCCCTTGCCGAACATCTAACAATATAAATACGGCCCAACCGACCGTGTCGTATTAACCGTATTACTGTATTACCTGTCGTATTACTTTTCGCTATCGACAGACCGAAACCGCGAATCTTTCCGAAACGTTTCTTTTAATAATCCGTGTCCAATTTATTGTATTGCCAAAATCATTGTCCGAAGTTATCGTCAGTTTTTGTTTTGTCTTCGTggtgtataataaaatttaagtttttGTGAACGTTCAAATCGTGTTACATCATTTGCGTCCAAGTGCAACAAGTCCAGTTCCAATTCAACCAGTGTCCGAAACAGGTTTgataatcattttaaaaaatcggTGCAATCATTTCACTTAGAGAACGGATTATCTGGAAAAATaatacagtggatattctatataagcaaatctttcgggtctgaggttttgcgtatatggtacaggtcctacattgattgatgtcttgccgaacgtagaaaaggacagaagagaaaaatatcacggtcgccgtttgcgtatatcgtaaaggtgctacatttcatgcgaaggagaccgaacgtGAACAGTGAcgtactagaaggacactcctaatgcaggaataaaacttttttacttttgactttttcgttaccaaacttttaccaattaattcttgacatttttccgattaaaatgagaccaaacacgatataatttggactatatttactggattaattgacgataaaaatttcttacgtcgaaaaggatagcgagtcaaaaagaaagagacgctacgatcgtggcagtcgacaaaaatcaaaagtctgttcgattgtttgcaatgcgTATGTATcactaacttttttatttttaatctattttttatacaacttaTTTCATCGtattcgtgacatttttctgattaaaatgagaccaaatacGACGtaattcgggacatatttacttctacatatgtaataacattggactcggacacccaacgcaaCATTCGAACCGATCatctaaacatcctctcgcaaacgcaactcaatatctcatttcatacgcaccgaaattcttacagctagactaaataaaagttaataccatatagtgtatataccaaagcaaaataaaatcttacaatAGACACTGTGgtgcaagaataaaaatattttaacattagattttggagaattttttattctccACAATTCATCAGAATCGTCGGATTTCATTTACGATATGATATTACGGAATCggagagaaaaaaaagtaaaattattaaataatttttctttcaacatttttttatttttgttaaataaattaattaaaattatggaTAAAAATGTACCTGAAATTGTTGATCATTGTCagccattagatttaaaaaaaaagcatattgatataatataatttcggagaatatacttttcataatacgacagaatcgctatgcatcaaagtgagaaaacaatatatatgttctgtcctctttccactattctgttcggtcgaccgtgaaaatttatgacttcttcggtttcgcggatcTCTCACTCCGCGGCGGGCTTCAATCAAAGAAGCggggataaaaatttgctaatttcgaggctcgaaactgttgtttatttcgaggcaatactgtactATGAATTAATATGCCGTCCCGAAAGAAATTCCTTAGAGTAGACACTGTGgtacaagaataaaaatttaattgtttgcAATGCTAATGCTTtgttaactttttattttttatccatGTTTTATACAACTTGCTttatcatattcgtgacattttcctgattaaactGAGAGCAAACAGGACGTAATTCGAGTTACACggtattgattcgtaacaagcaacagttatGTGATTCATAAGTGGCAATTTCTATCCCTTCTTTATTTGAAGACGGCCGTTGAGTGAGAGATCGGAAAAAGAGTGAGAGGTTCATGAAACCGGGGAAATCATAAATGTTCGTGGTTGATCaaacagtttagtggaaagaggacagaagaTATATAtggttttctcactctgatacaTAACAATTCTGTTGTATtacgataaaataatttaaaaaaaaaaaatacgccgacttcgacatgcactaaaaagtataaaataatttctatttcctaattaaataatttctatttcattcaatcatacaattacgtaacagacaTAAATGAAACGTATTTACTTgctaggtagtatattaaatacatttcaaccttttcggaggcggcgcaaaattaaaagattttcttgaacatgtcagtctttggacagccgaacataggcaaagcttatatagctattttttttgtacatataactcgacagcgcgccgcgaagtaggtgttagtgcgtatagaatgtagctatggtctatctagattcatagagtatgcgacgaaagactcgatcgccgcatatactataaagatagagccgcaaatttggtaattcccgcgtcgtcggCTCCGTTTATAAGTTCTTAGATcgatggcttccacatgcgaatgaAGTCGATtcgatttcatttatatcagaaacattgcgaaatgaagatgcagtcgttacatttacgtactagatatatctataatgctTCGTATTCTTtatcaggatttattaatttccaatacgccatactacaatcaactgattattggcagcaacgtttactgaggtatttttaattttgcgccgcctccgaaaaggttgaaatgtatttaatatactacctagcgagtaaataggtttcatttatgtctgttacgtaattgtatgattgaatgaaatagaaattatttaattaggaaatagaaattattttatactttttagtgcatttcgaagtcggcgcattttttttcttaaaattattttatttcacgctttttagtggaatggagagaattgtataggatactgtgagacagttcttccgggttttttttttgtctgcataaatgccatgaacataattaagtaaaagacaacacggatattcgtttttcaattttttttttatttattatttgttactattaaaaaattgatatattgtaGAGGGGTAGCCTCCCCCTCTTCCGGCGCCTCTTCCTCCACCGCCGCCTGTTCCTCTACCGCCACCTCTTCCTCCACCGGCGCCTCTGCCGCGATAAGGTTTTCGGCGCGTGCCCGCCGATGTCCCCCTGACtgcaatgtaaaatttgaagtatTACATACGTTATACATTTTTGGACTTAATTCTTTATTGTCTACGACACGGATTGGTTAACACTATAACTACCAGCGTTCGATGTACATGACTTTTAAGTcgggaataaaataataaaacaaaggaTGAAATATAATCATACCGTTGCACATACCGTACTTTTTTATCTGAACACTAAGATGAACGTATATTCgaagaaacaattttacaagttttataattgaaaaattgtgaattgcaaagtattgttattgcaaaaaagcggcaacttttgaaataaacttttcttgaTTTTAGTGCggttttaatatcttatcgcggacatgattctaaacaattttgttcctataCAAATTTTGCGGAAAGATTTagtttttcgagatattagcgaagaattgttattaacttttgaaaacaacttcgaacgattttaacgtccttttaatatgttgtcaggggcattgtggacaaccttttccttatgcataattgacggaaagttaagattttacaagttttataattgaaaaatatatactgatcgaattgagtaacctcctcctttttcgaagtcggttaaaaaataagacactttaaacaattaattttgagcCCTTCGGTAGTTGTAGTGTTAATCATTTATGTGATAGAATCTGTGATGCTTACCGCGTAACGGCTTAGCGTCTACTTCCCCCTTTTCTTCTTGTTCTACTtggtgttgttgctgctgctgctgctgcggttgttgctgctgctgctgcggtTGTTGTTGCACCGCTTGTTGCTGCATTTGTTGCATCTGCAACATCTGTTGCTGCAACTGCTGCTGTTGCAGCTGCATCTGCTGCAACGTATTTATGAATGATTATtctgaaagagagaaaaggaaAATATATATCTTACGTACATTTTCTTCAATCATGCATTATATTAATTTcccattgaaattttaattatacttacgACTATTTTCGTTGTCTCCATCCATAGTAGtttgtttataattattatcaaaatcgTTTCCGTTGAGCGTATGTCTTCTTTTTGAAGCACTACGACGCGAGCTGTCGACTGTCTAATCTTTTTGCGCTAGATCTTCTTGATTTAAAACCTACGCATTTTCTTAGGCCAACCCCCTACTAGGTGGGGTTAACCAATTATAGAGAACCTAAATCCCGGCAAATCGTACGACCTCCCTCTTATGCTCGGAACACGCTTCCTTGAAGCGGCGGTACGATTTGACGGGGGTGCGTTTGCTGGTAAAGGTGGCAACGCAGCGGAATTTCCCCGTGCCCTTGGTCAGCTACGCGGCCAGCCGATGGTCGCTTGACCTCTCGTTGCAGGCCCACGGGGAAACCCAGGGTTTATGACACTTAAGTGTTTTACTGTTGTAACCGCTCGTACGAGGTCACTCGCGTCGCGAACTGATCGCACGGATTTTTTAACTCCGTGCCACGAGGTTGTAAATCTCGTGACTCGTTTGGCTACGATCCTTCGCGACGCGCTGCTCTGCGGAATTAACTTTCGAGCAGTGATTCAAAGTGAGTCCGAACGATTGACTCCGGAAAATGGTTAAGTCCGTAATGTTGACTTATTGAAAATGATGTTCTCTTCGAATGTGCGAGATGTTCTGTGCGAATGTTAGGTATGTTCTGTCGTACGATGCGTTCTATCCTTAGCTCTCGATCGTGCGAGCTAAGGAGCCCTGGCGAAAGTTTTGGAAACACGCTGATTGGTCATCattcgatttttgattttccaatcaacgtgtcccttgactttctcccacccttccgttacgcccttagcgcgtttctttaagagggtgggacggtaccaaagcgtacgtgagaaatctgcaagtccgacaacgccggggtttttcctcTGAGTCTCAGGCCCGATGGCCGTAAAGTACCGTAACGAATGTACCGTCGAAATGACCCTTCAGAATTACCGAATTTATGACAGGAATTGGCTATCGAGGACGAAACGAAACTAAAATTTTAACgctattgtacgaaaaaaggtaaatgagtattgcaggaaataaggaaaaagtctttctcaaaaatagcctTTGTCGCGGACCTATCATAAACTCTCCAAGCAGAATTCTCACGTACCGTGTTCCAACGGTTGGAACAACTGTTGAAACCGTTGGCAAAATTCTAAGTACGGTCATGCTTTGACTAAAGATTCTAAAACGGTTTCCTCAAAAAAAAACAGTTTCGCTGTCGTCCCTGTCATAAACCGTGCTAGCCGTTTGCACGTTACaagctatttacaaaatttacaaaatttacagatttatagcTAGCCGCTACAATAATCTATTTCCATTTGTGAATAAAGTTCCGAAAAGCACTCATCctctatttttatttgaagcttagtattcttgtttttatatcCTGATTACGAATATCATGATGAAATgtagtgactgcatgattttttcACGGCAAAAAGAACCGTGACAGGAACATATAACTGCGGTTCAATaataagtcataaattttcacggtcgatcgaacagtttagtggaaagaggacagaacatatatattgttttctcactgtAATGCATAAcgattctgtcgttcattcatGTAAtcctacattgattcgtaataagccactcgctcgggtctggccagttgcttgttacgaatgcggtacattatattgttttctcactgtGATACATAGCGACTCTGTCGtattatgacatttttttttaaatctaatggttgacaGTGAAGAATAATTTGAGGtatatttttatctataattttaattaatttatttaacaaaaaaaataaaagaaagttgaaggaaaaattatttaagtgtaatacactatatacaatatataatattatattataggaATTAGGCGGTGAGATAAAGTAAAAcactttcaattatattttaaaatagaaactttaatttaacttttgaaGCTCTGAAAGGTATGTCTTTTTCTCGTCAACGAAAGCCGTAAGAATAATAAAACTCGTCGAAGGAAAAATCTGTTACGAGTTCATAGACCCTATGGGGCCTATGATGAAAACAAACATGTGCAACCTCTTGAGTCGAAACTCCAACGTTAGTGAAAGTTTACGACCCTATGTTTTTTCCTGAAGGCAACACTCATTGTGTTGAATAAATCCAACATATATGAACTATGTACAATGAAATAGTCATAAAACTAGGTGCTCGTTCAATCATAATTTTTTCCGAATTGCTTTATTGTCGCAATAACCGCGAGGTCCTACCATTTTTTTGACATCAATATTTCTTAATGTACTATGTAGATATATGTTTAgattcacataattgtaaataaggtgaagtgtgaCAAATTAGGAATTGCAGCGTATTCGATTCATTTGATTGTAcatcgattcgtaataagccactggtAATAAGGCACTTGCTGGGGTTTGGGCAGTTGCTAGTTACGAATCCAGTATGTAACCGTACAAAGCACGCTCACATATTAGCGA
Proteins encoded in this window:
- the LOC105662082 gene encoding uncharacterized protein LOC105662082 isoform X1, with the translated sequence MDKVATLRKAVEEMEIEVDKKKERRQEGERKRNEMERKEGENEGRREEGSKDAKEKKIDEPKNEERLSNNKMEIKGDKQKETTQEEKKKPQGKEDIKGKKFHEPKNEEKLSNNRQMQLQQQQLQQQMLQMQQMQQQAVQQQPQQQQQQPQQQQQQQHQVEQEEKGEVDAKPLRVRGTSAGTRRKPYRGRGAGGGRGGGRGTGGGGGRGAGRGGGYPSTIYQFFNSNK
- the LOC105662082 gene encoding uncharacterized protein LOC105662082 isoform X2, whose translation is MCTTVLLQISMEIEVDKKKERRQEGERKRNEMERKEGENEGRREEGSKDAKEKKIDEPKNEERLSNNKMEIKGDKQKETTQEEKKKPQGKEDIKGKKFHEPKNEEKLSNNRQMQLQQQQLQQQMLQMQQMQQQAVQQQPQQQQQQPQQQQQQQHQVEQEEKGEVDAKPLRVRGTSAGTRRKPYRGRGAGGGRGGGRGTGGGGGRGAGRGGGYPSTIYQFFNSNK
- the LOC105662082 gene encoding uncharacterized protein LOC105662082 isoform X3 yields the protein MDKVATLRKAVEEMEIEVDKKKERRQEGERKRNEMERKEGENEGRREEGSKDAKEKKIDEPKNEERLSNNKQMQLQQQQLQQQMLQMQQMQQQAVQQQPQQQQQQPQQQQQQQHQVEQEEKGEVDAKPLRVRGTSAGTRRKPYRGRGAGGGRGGGRGTGGGGGRGAGRGGGYPSTIYQFFNSNK